In a genomic window of Gadus chalcogrammus isolate NIFS_2021 chromosome 17, NIFS_Gcha_1.0, whole genome shotgun sequence:
- the LOC130370507 gene encoding uncharacterized protein LOC130370507, which produces MSGMTSGVCVDSDLSSMLQRGGPTHTHHPNHHGYGSQGQVGCSSLAPSMLDYSAEMERYRNSIASFYKTNVNMNVANFPQSAKLAARLAAATPIFPPTAARISAMASAPWGCPDNMNVNMNHPAAMFWGRPKSHHHHTAGGGAGHVTTHPHRTSMHQGVGAGGGGANDGEGPSKHGHAATSLPAAQEAAHHHPMAHSNGNFLPGYGGGGGGPGGECGGMNKQGHALPDMMGLSDGSGFLGGLGLPPGVIVMAMGSPGGGVSDSSSAFQMTGGQQQASSSPCPSSSPSSSGVAGAGGGASSSGTVAKRKRKRCGVCGPCRRLINCGVCSSCRNRKTGHQICKFRKCEELKKKAGGLERPPSVPTGEAFRWFF; this is translated from the exons atgTCGGGGATGaccagcggtgtgtgtgtggacagcgaCCTCTCCTCCATGCTACAGAGGGGAGGCCCTACACACACCCATCACCCCAATCACCATGGTTACGGCAGCCAGGGACAG GTGGGCTGCTCCTCCCTGGCCCCCTCCATGCTGGACTACAGCGCCGAGATGGAGCGCTACCGCAACTCCATCGCCAGCTTCTACAAGACCAACGTCAACATGAACGTGGCCAACTTCCCGCAGTCGGCCAAGCTGGCCGCCCGGCTGGCGGCGGCCACGCCCATCTTCCCCCCGACCGCCGCCCGGATCAGCGCCATGGCGTCCGCCCCCTGGGGTTGCCCCGACAACATGAACGTCAACATGAACCACCCGGCCGCCATGTTCTGGGGCCGGCCCaagtcccaccaccaccacacggcGGGCGGCGGCGCCGGTCACGTGACCACGCACCCCCACCGGACCAGCATGCACCAGGGcgtgggggcgggagggggaggagcgaaCGACGGGGAGGGACCCAGCAAACACGGACACGCCGCCACCTCACTTCCTGCCGCGCAGGAAGCCGCGCACCATCATCCCATGGCGCATAGCAACGGCAACTTCCTGCCAGGTTacggtggcggtgggggggggccagggggggagTGCGGGGGGATGAACAAGCAGGGCCACGCCCTGCCGGACATGATGGGCCTATCGGACGGCAGCGGCTTCCTTGGGGGGCTTGGCCTGCCGCCCGGGGTCATCGTCATGGCGATGGGGTCGCCGGGGGGCGGAGTCTCGGACTCCAGCAGCGCCTTCCAGATGACGGGCGGCCAACAGCAAgctagctcctccccctgcccctcctcctccccctcctcctcggggGTAgcaggggccgggggcggggcttcgTCGTCAGGGACGGTCGctaagaggaagaggaagcgtTGCGGGGTGTGCGGGCCGTGCAGGCGCCTCATTAACTGCGGCGTGTGCTCTTCCTGTCGGAACAGGAAGACGGGTCATCAGATCTGTAAGTTCAGGAAGTGTGAAGAGCTGAAGAAGAAGGCTGGAGGactggag cgcCCCCCCTCTGTTCCGACCGGCGAGGCGTTCCGTTGGTTCTTCTAA
- the LOC130370506 gene encoding E3 ubiquitin-protein ligase Topors-like, which translates to MAPTKMKLRVRRRESGAAPGEREVEVGGAQGGGGGHKKPPSPPAPSGDEEASPDSKCPICLDRFNNLAYLDRCLHRFCFPCIQEWSHNKAECPLCKQAFTSILHSVRSHDDFKEYTLRPPPPTNASLAATVAMRRAEAAAGLPLPPAPPPLPSPYSPDSPPPPGGEEPGDRGVLFEGLAGLGGAVGPGDRSARHLMSRLAARRRVQLEGGAPRRLREREMLAFRRALYRSGVRALLGNPGQQQPPPPPQDVSSEGFVRSPGQLARLRPWLRRELTVLYGAHGSLVDIVQRIITSRVTRHGLERTHGLEDELRPFLLARTQHFLHELAAFARSALSMERYDAQAVYEPLGPDARASPARRLSSSAHSSVIAISEGEEAAADGTAGLLSLATWDEDTPGPSYSTAEPAAPPSPAPPAAGGGGGVEDECLIVGYVKPMAERTPELVQLSSDTEEEPRDKPPKEEATERPAHPAPASPPGSPPPAWSCSSGSPRPPERGGRPPPHSPGGWEGGRRRRKKRRRRKTASGERERPSLYTAVYSGLDCPRSRSSSSSLPRSASSPDAARHSDKPGGKRKYKSRHLDEDGDPTWRPGSERGRRRERERRRDAHKHNSVCEDQSSSSSSSSSGGDGGHRSPSVEIIYEGKLGPCAPSGNQRRKKRRPHRRHLHNSSPVVITIDSQSSPDDGGHGNRLPVFSELAVRQPIDFSACDLPALQSLEPGRVGVGLGADVGELPVNILARGSDGSDTEANHQSKASDVLAVDISDDEDEDDEREGERRGEKRKAEDEGGASDGDESRLLATILDEIAQLNPGGCGQNSRIPLPWPGTKSRRRKRTMGKVEEGSGLTAPPPAPLADLPHTSETPAPDQTRPLEWTRPLCDPGPFPETRLLDGKRPLKWDHPLEEMCQPVETGLLEWTKPRPLSDHRRLEWTHQPALPRPLDRPHPLEWTPLPLNETAPKQEAAADQTATSLPVGSSNPPALSSSSEAPPPAVTSPVVNGVVNASADKLRPDRESSASPSLSPAPSQSGTSDRGPGQECLKLQQTVGPTCVSGAAKHTHITDFHME; encoded by the exons aTGGCGCCCACCAAGATGAAGCTGCGTGTGCGCCGGCGGGAGAGCGGAGCGGCGCCCGGGGagcgggaggtggaggtgggcggagcccaggggggcggcggcggccacaagaagcccccctccccccccgcgcCGTCGGGGGACGAGGAGGCGTCGCCCGACTCCAAGTGTCCCATCTGCCTGGACCGCTTCAACAACCTGGCCTACCTGGACCGCTGCCTGCACCGCTTCTGCTTCCCCTGCATCCAGGAGTGGTCCCACAACAAGGCCGAGTGCCCCCTCTGCAAGCAGGCCTTCACCTCCATCCTGCACTCGGTGCGCTCCCACGACGACTTCAAGGAGTACACCCTGAGGCCCCCGCCTCCCACCAACGCCAGCCTGGCCGCCACCGTCGCCATG AGGCGGGCCGAGGCGGCGGCGGGCCTCCCCCTCCCGCCGgcgccgccccccctcccctcgccctACTCCCCAGactccccgccgccgccggggggggaggagccgggggaccGGGGGGTTCTGTTCGAGGGGCTGGCCGGGCTGGGCGGGGCGGTGGGGCCCGGCGACCGCTCGGCCCGCCACCTGATGAGCCGGCTGGCGGCGCGGCGGCGCGTGCAGCTGGAGGGCGGGGCCCCGCGCCGCCTGCGGGAGCGGGAGATGCTGGCGTTCCGCCGGGCGCTCTACCGCAGCGGCGTGCGCGCCCTCCTGGGTAACCCGGGGCaacagcagccgccgccgccgccgcaggacGTGTCGTCGGAGGGCTTCGTGCGGAGCCCCGGGCAGCTGGCCCGCCTGAGGCCCTGGCTGCGGCGGGAGCTGACGGTGCTGTACGGCGCCCACGGCTCCCTGGTGGACATCGTGCAGCGCATCATCACGTCGCGCGTCACGCGCCACGGCCTGGAGCGCACGCACGGCCTGGAGGACGAGCTGCGGCCCTTCCTGCTGGCGCGCACCCAGCACTTCCTGCACGAGCTGGCCGCCTTCGCCCGCTCGGCGCTCAGCATGGAGCGCTACGACGCCCAGGCCGTGTACGAGCCCCTCGGGCCCGACGCCCGCGCCTCGCCGGCCCGCCGCCTCAGCAGCTCCGCCCACAGCTCCGTCATCGCCATctcggagggggaggaggcggcggcggacgGGACGGCCGGCCTCCTCAGCCTCGCCACGTGGGACGAGGACACCCCCGGGCCCTCCTACTCCACGGCCGAGCCCGCGGCCCCGCCCTCGCCGGCCCCcccggcggcgggcggcggcggcggcgtggagGATGAGTGTCTGATCGTGGGCTACGTGAAGCCCATGGCGGAGCGCACGCCGGAGCTGGTGCAGCTCTCCTCGGACACGGAGGAGGAGCCGCGGGACAAGCCCCCCAAGGAGGAGgc cacggAGAGACCCGCGCACCCGGCCCCCGCCTCCCCGCCGGGCTCCCCCCCGCCCGCGTGGTCCTGCAGCTCCGGCTCGCCCCGCCCGCCGGAGAGAGGCGGCCGGCCGCCCCCGCACTCCCCCGGCGGCTGGGAGggcgggaggaggcggaggaagaagaggaggaggaggaagacggcgAGCGGGGAGAGGGAGCGCCCCTCGCTCTACACCGCCGTCTACTCCGGCCTGGACTGCCCCCGCTCgcgctcctccagcagctccctcCCCCGCTCGGCCTCCAGCCCCGACGCCGCG cgccacAGCGACAAGCCCGGGGGCAAGAGGAAGTACAAGAGCCGGCACCTGGACGAGGACGGGGACCCCACCTGGAGGCCCGGCTCTG agagggggaggcggagggagcgggaaaggaggagggacgcacacaagcacaacagTGTCTGTGAGGACCAGAG cagcagcagcagcagcagcagcagtggggggGACGGTGGCCACCGCAGCCCCAGCGTGGAGATCATCTACGAGGGGAAGCTGGGCCCCTGCGCCCCCTCCGGGAACCAGCGGCGGAAGAAGAGACGCCCCCACAGGAGGCATCTGCACAACAG CTCTCCCGTGGTCATCACCATCGACAGCCAAAGTAGTCCCGACGACGGCGGCCACGGCAACCGCCTCCCCGTGTTCTCGGAACTCGCCGTCCGTCAGCCAATAGACTTCTCCGCCTGCGACCTCCCCGCCCTGCAGTCGTTAGAGCCGGGCAGAGTGGGCGTCGGCCTCGGAGCCGACGTCGGCGAGCTGCCGGTCAACATCCTGGCCCGAGGATCCGATGGATCGGACACGGAGGCCAACCACCAATCAAAGGCCTCGGACGTGCTGGCGGTGGATATCAGcgacgacgaggacgaggacgacgagcgggagggagagaggcggggggagaagaggaaggcgGAAGACGAGGGAGGGGCCAGCGACGGAGACGAAAGCCGTCTCCTAGCAACCATCCTGGACGAGATCGCCCAGCTGAACCCCGGCGGGTGCGGCCAGAACTCCCGCATACCCCTCCCCTGGCCCGGGACGAAgagcagaaggaggaagaggaccatGGGGAAGGTAGAGGAGGGTAGTGGCCTCACAgccccccctccggccccccttGCAGATCTTCCCCACACCTCTGAGACGCCTGCCCCAGATCAGACGCGCCCACTGGAATGGACACGCCCACTCTGTGATCCCGGCCCCTTCCCAGAGACACGCCTCCTTGATGGGAAACGTCCCCTCAAATGGGACCACCCCCTCGAGGAGATGTGCCAGCCCGTTGAGACGGGCCTGCTGGAATGGACCAAGCCCCGCCCACTCAGTGACCACAGACGCCTTGAATGGACACACCAGCCCGCTTTGCCACGCCCACTCGACAGGCCACACCCCCTTGAATGGACTCCACTGCCACTGAATGAGACGGCCCCCAAACAGGAAGCGGCCGCCGATCAGACCGCCACATCGCTTCCAGTCGGTTCATCGAACCCCCCCGCCCTGTCTTCCTCttctgaagccccgccccccgctgTGACCTCGCCGGTCGTTAACGGCGTTGTCAACGCCTCAGCAGATAAGCTCCGCCCAGACCGGGAGAGCTCCGCCTCCCCTTcgttaagccccgccccctctcagaGTGGGACTTCCGACAGGGGTCCCGGGCAGGAGTGTTTAAAACTTCAGCAAACTGTGGGGCCGACGTGCGTGTCTGGTgccgccaaacacacacacatcactgacTTCCATATGGAGTAG